The genomic DNA CGCGGATTCTGCCGCCGGCCGTGCTGAATCCAATTGGGCATTATCGACCAGCCCCATATTCATGAGGGTGTCGACCAGGTAATCGTCCTTAACAGCCATGCAACGTGCCGCCACAACCTACGACCTCCGGAGCCTCCACGTCAAATAAGAGCTATAAACAACGGGGAATTTGTTGAGATTTTCTACGCATGCGGATAAAGCGAAATCTCAAGAAATCCACAACCAACCTTCGAGGATGGGGCATAAAAAAAGCGGAGCCTCACGGCCCCGCCTGCTCAAAAGCACTTATCGCTAATTTACTCATCCAATTCGACCACCCAAATGTTTCTAAATCGCATTGGGTTACCGTGATCCTGCAGTCCGATGGAACCCGGGCCATGCTTTTTGTAGGCTTTCACCGAGCGATGGCCGGAAGGGCCGATGAGTTCACGTTTGTCGTGCACTTTCACTCCGTTGTGAATCACCGTCACGACCGCCGGCTGTGTCACCTTGCCGTCCTTGGCAAATTTCGGCGCCCGAAATTCGATGTCATAAGTCTGCCATTCCCCGGGAGGACGGCACGCGTTTACACGCGGTGGATGCTGCCCATAAATCGCCGCGCATTGGCCATCGGCGTAAGAAATATTTTGGTATGAATCCAAAACCTGCACCTCATATTGCCCACAGAAAAACACGCCGCTATTGCCACGCGCCTGGCTCTCGCCATCCACTTTG from Limisphaerales bacterium includes the following:
- a CDS encoding DUF1080 domain-containing protein encodes the protein MKHIILFFIIPIFAISVIETAGADKKLPGYTDTPKIPGQKWRVHDANRPRPKVVEVGPSKTLGLKPPKGAVVLFDGTDTSGWSHNKWKVENGYMEVTRGSGQLNSKQKFGSIKLHIEFATPAKVDGESQARGNSGVFFCGQYEVQVLDSYQNISYADGQCAAIYGQHPPRVNACRPPGEWQTYDIEFRAPKFAKDGKVTQPAVVTVIHNGVKVHDKRELIGPSGHRSVKAYKKHGPGSIGLQDHGNPMRFRNIWVVELDE